In Raphanus sativus cultivar WK10039 chromosome 5, ASM80110v3, whole genome shotgun sequence, the following proteins share a genomic window:
- the LOC108862042 gene encoding zinc finger BED domain-containing protein RICESLEEPER 2-like — MDLESLNTIAILDAQREYMDMNEEDALNEEDALNEENEENAMREGETEMQEPEQGDTQAAGTTQATQPQGRQPRKRRLTSKVWEDFTSVGVESDGKERGQCNYCGKKLVINTRTHGTHHLSRHLDTCPEKPKAVDRPAYDHQIDREMTSEIIIYHDLPFRYDEYEKVRARNLYLNPDCKPICRQTAVADVFRRYEIEKEKLRNVFAKHQGRVCFTSDLWVARPTTMGYLCLTASFIDDDWRLNNKVLAFCVVRCPHTCGELASTIIECLKDWGLEKKVFSFTLDNATNNDSMLRILKGQLQMMSGSGLLCDGKFMHVRCCAHILNLIVKDGLELAKNLLHDIRESVRYVKASPQRIQSFAACVERVRPRITGGAGLSLDVSTRWNSTYDMLVRALKFRAAFESMASFDTHYKTLPSAADWDRGAKICELLKPFSVITTYFSGSKYPTSNVYFTEVWRIERLLKKYAHCDDDGIRGMIQPMQAKFSKYWEDYNMILAMGAVLDPRMKIEVIEKAYEAVDPTTAVLKITALKENLENLYKDYQARKWASSSGSSSSQTPYEIVNESPLEEEYDNDLFELERSIAAGVDNPKSHLDIYLEEPRVNRRNYPNLDVLGFWKENHHRLSDLADMARDLLTIPLTTVASESAFSIGGRILTPYRNRLLPKHVQALLCARNWLRGFAEFEGTIEEDTDGTGTGKTTSNSGAESSRSGESNMS; from the exons ATGGATTTGGAGAGTCTCAACACAATTGCAATCCTTGATGCTCAAAGAGAGTACATGGACATGAATGAAGAAGATGCTTTGAATGAAGAAGATGCTTTGAATGAGGAAAATGAGGAAAATGCGATGAGAGAAGGAGAAACAGAAATGCAAGAACCAGAACAAGGTGACACACAAGCTGCTGGAACAACTCAAGCGACACAACCACAAGGTCGACAACCACGTAAGAGACGTTTAACTTCTAAAGTCTGGGAGGATTTTACATCTGTTGGGGTTGAAAGTGATGGCAAGGAAAGAGGTCAGTGTAACTATTGTGGTAAAAAGCTAGTGATCAATACTAGAACACATGGTACACATCACTTGAGTCGCCATTTAGACACTTGTCCAGAAAAGCCTAAAGCGGTAGATAGGCCTGCATATGATCATCAGATTGATAGAGAGATGACTAGCGAGATCATTATCTATCATGATTTGCCATTTAGATATGATGAGTATGAGAAGGTTAGAGCTAGGAATTTGTATCTCAATCCGGATTGTAAACCAATATGTAGACAAACTGCTGTCGCTGATGTCTTTAGAAGGTATgaaatagaaaaggaaaagcTTAGGAATGTGTTTGCAAAGCATCAGGGTAGAGTTTGCTTTACTTCTGATTTGTGGGTAGCTCGTCCCACTACCATGGGTTATCTCTGTCTGACTGCCTCGTTCATCGATGATGACTGGAGGTTGAACAATAAGGTCTTAGCCTTCTGCGTTGTGAGGTGTCCACACACTTGTGGGGAACTTGCTAGCACGATCATTGAGTGTTTGAAGGATTGGGGTTTGGAGAAAAAAGTATTCTCTTTCACTTTAGATAATGCGACCAACAATGATAGTATGCTGAGAATACTTAAAGGGCAGCTTCAGATGATGAGTGGCAGTGGTTTGTTATGTGATGGGAAGTTCATGCACGTGCGATGTTGTGCTCACATCCTAAATCTGATAGTGAAAGATGGGTTAGAGTTAGCAAAGAACCTTTTACATGACATTAGGGAAAGTGTCAGGTACGTAAAGGCATCTCCACAAAGGATACAGTCCTTTGCTGCTTGTGTTGAGAGAGTTAGGCCTAGGATCACGGGTGGAGCAGGTCTATCACTTGACGTTTCAACTAGATGGAACTCTACATACGATATGCTAGTCCGGGCATTAAAGTTCAGAGCAGCTTTTGAAAGCATGGCCTCTTTTGACACCCACTATAAGACGTTGCCTTCAGCCGCTGACTGGGACCGAGGAGCTAAAATATGCGAGCTGTTGAAGCCTTTTAGTGTCATTACTACATATTTTTCAGGCTCTAAGTATCCTACATCAAATGTTTATTTCACTGAGGTGTGGAGGATAGAAAGATTGTTGAAGAAATATGCTCACTGTGATGATGATGGGATAAGAGGAATGATTCAGCCAATGCAAGCTAAATTCAGTAAGTACTGGGAGGATTATAATATGATTCTCGCTATGGGAGCTGTGTTAGATCCGAGAATGAAGATTGAGGTTATTGAAAAAGCTTATGAAGCTGTGGATCCTACTACTGCTGTCTTAAAGATCACAGCGCTTAAGGAAAACTTGGAGAATCTCTACAAAGACTATCAAGCTAGAAAGTGGGCAAGCTCAtcaggttcttcatcttcacaAACTCCATATGAGATAGTGAATGAATCACCACTAGAAGAAGAATATGATAAT GATCTTTTTGAGTTAGAAAGAAGCATTGCAGCTGGTGTGGACAACCCAAAGTCacatttagatatttatttagaGGAGCCAAGAGTAAACAGAAGAAATTATCCAAACTTGGATGTCTTAGGCTTTTGGAAAGAGAATCATCATCGACTGAGTGATTTAGCTGACATGGCGAGGGATTTGCTTACCATTCCTCTTACTACAGTCGCCTCTGAGTCGGCTTTTAGTATTGGTGGTAGAATTTTGACTCCATACCGAAACAGGCTTCTTCCTAAACATGTTCAAGCCTTGCTTTGTGCTCGCAATTGGCTTCGAGGATTTGCAGAATTTGAag GTACCATTGAAGAGGATACTGATGGCACTGGCACTGGAAAAACAACAAGTAACTCAGGAGCAGAAAGTTCAAGGTCAGGAGAATCTAACATGTCATGA
- the LOC108837398 gene encoding uncharacterized protein LOC108837398, producing MAAANTQDGVSDDLNYETWAPTVKTTLVEKGLWDVVENGLPPDPTKNPELAATIKVADLAQWRNRVMRDIKALKIMQSSLPDSSFRKTITAASAKELWDSLERGNEEAKLRRLENQFEELSMCETESIKSYFARVSRIVEQLRVLHKEKSDYEVVKKVLASLSTSYKEAAPVIEELMDVKNMNLDSLAEFFRRFDAMPDEYVYRMMKQEAESGGGKWCDVCKKEGHNREECYSIPKEGDWTIQPDFGTEPEDGVAADYVMLAKSELGAFTYDEDTWMIYGHATCNMTPHEKLFTRLDRRQKAKVGLVDGTVIMAEGSGDVKIAMKDGKKKTIRDVLFVPRGINRNVLSVPLMTSRGCSFDSGERGECVVRDKTGAVFGDTTWDERGLSIRMQVVKADLSA from the coding sequence ATGGCGGCGGCGAATACACAAGACGGTGTTTCCGATGACCTAAACTACGAAACGTGGGCTCCCACCGTGAAAACTACACTCGTGGAGAAAGGTCTCTGGGACGTCGTCGAAAACGGACTCCCACCGGATCCGACGAAGAATCCAGAGTTAGCGGCGACGATCAAAGTCGCGGATCTCGCACAGTGGAGAAACCGCGTGATGAGAGACATCAAAGCGCTGAAGATAATGCAATCCTCTCTCCCGGATTCGTCCTTCAGGAAGACTATAACGGCTGCTTCGGCCAAGGAGCTTTGGGATTCGCTGGAGAGAGGTAACGAAGAAGCGAAACTCCGTAGGCTAGAGAACCAATTCGAGGAGCTTAGCATGTGCGAAACGGAATCGATCAAATCCTACTTCGCTAGGGTTTCGAGAATCGTCGAGCAGTTGCGTGTTTTGCACAAGGAGAAATCTGATTACGAGGTCGTGAAGAAGGTTTTAGCATCGCTCTCAACGTCATACAAGGAAGCTGCTCCTGTGATTGAAGAGCTCATGGATGTGAAGAATATGAATCTCGACAGCCTTGCTGAGTTTTTCCGTAGGTTTGATGCGATGCCGGATGAATATGTTTATCGGATGATGAAGCAAGAAGCTGAGTCTGGTGGTGGTAAATGGTGTGACGTGTGCAAGAAGGAAGGTCATAACAGAGAAGAATGTTATTCCATACCTAAGGAAGGGGACTGGACTATCCAACCGGATTTCGGGACAGAGCCGGAAGATGGAGTAGCAGCTGACTACGTGATGCTGGCGAAGTCGGAGTTGGGTGCCTTCACGTACGACGAGGATACGTGGATGATATACGGCCACGCCACGTGCAACATGACTCCGCATGAGAAGCTTTTCACCAGACTAGACAGAAGGCAGAAGGCTAAGGTTGGTTTGGTGGACGGAACGGTTATCATGGCGGAAGGAAGCGGAGATGTGAAGATTGCGATGAAGGACGGGAAAAAGAAGACGATCAGGGATGTGCTTTTTGTTCCACGTGGAATCAACAGAAACGTGTTGAGTGTTCCTCTGATGACATCGAGAGGCTGTTCGTTCGATTCTGGAGAGAGAGGTGAGTGCGTTGTTCGTGATAAGACTGGAGCTGTGTTTGGGGATACTACGTGGGATGAGAGAGGATTGTCTATTCGTATGCAGGTGGTTAAGGCCGATCTCTCCGCTTAG